A single region of the Corvus hawaiiensis isolate bCorHaw1 chromosome 27, bCorHaw1.pri.cur, whole genome shotgun sequence genome encodes:
- the LOC125317499 gene encoding disintegrin and metalloproteinase domain-containing protein 32-like, with amino-acid sequence MGPLCAMPPLLLLLLLELLHEAGQGPPEPPTRQDWAQPWGSLSPDAVSYILRIEGRPYTIHLQQHAFLSDDFQTYTSSKQGSLHSDSAHTEGGCHYWGYIDGFPSSAVTLNTCSGLRGLLQFENVSYGIEPLGYSPAFQHMLYRVSEEHVAEALPAHSPPEAGLGGLAAREMLDKAHGDDEPLSAAAQSPKYLTVYVVLDKALYSYMGSDPNAATQKIIQAFNLINNMFNPLNITIVLSSLELWEERDKVLTAGDTDDLLQRFLQWKQLSLEPQVHNIASLLGCLCSRYRDQGAFTGAAAPGAACQRDAAAAVALYHGNVTLESFSVLLAQVLGHSLGMSSDSSRGCGCPGRVCVMSPEALRFSGAKAFSNCSIRDFETFLKQGRGACLFDRPRLSRRSGAVCGNGVVEPGEQCDCGTAQQCLKDKCCTRTCTFKPKAKCSSGLCCRSCQFKRRNSLCRPAADFQCDLPEFCSGSSASCPPDLYVQDGHDCGRGTGYCYQGRCQSLDLQCKRLYGRDSKNAPVVCYEEINSQRDRFGHCGFKNRHGYRPCAWRDLRCGKLICTYPSQQPFPSAAAAVIYARVRHHLCVSLNYLNVSAPLDQLLVPPGTKCGSGRVCINNTCHPHSVLGYSCDSEAKCHGHGVCNNKGNCHCHPGWQPPDCRRKGSRLGGSTDSGLQLTEGGRPLQRALEDGEMAWLVLGSSLVLLVLTAALGLGLWRQQVLGQCRGQQPPGTEGTSRDRELEPDLELNLEPDPELAPELQTDLKLEPDLELKTDTDPTPEPALGSTMGTN; translated from the exons ATGGGGCCACTTTGTGCAATGCCAccgctgctgctcctgctgctcctggagctgctgcatgaGGCTGGACAGggtccccctgagccccccaccCGCCAGGACTGGGCTCAGCCATGGGGGTCTCTGTCCCCT GATGCAGTGTCCTACATCCTGAGGATTGAGGGGAGGCCGTACACCatccacctgcagcagca TGCCTTTTTATCTGATGACTTCCAGACTTACACATCCAGCAAGCAGGGATCTTTGCACTCTGATTCTGCCCACACTGAG GGAGGCTGCCACTACTGGGGGTACATTGATGGCTTCCCCAGCTCGGCAGTGACCCTCAACACCTGCTCAGGGCTCAG GGGTTTGCTGCAGTTTGAGAATGTGAGCTACGGGATCGAGCCCCTGGGCTACTCCCCTGCGTTCCAGCACATGTTGTACCGAGTGAGTGAGGAGCACGTGGCAGAGGCCCTCCCGGCCCACAGCCCCCCTGAGGCAGGGCTCGGCGGGCTGGCAGCCAGGGAGATGTTGGACAAGGCCCATGGGGATGATGAG ccCCTCTCGGCTGCTGCACAATCTCCCAAATACCTCACAGTGTACGTGGTTTTGGACAAGGCTTTG TACAGCTATATGGGATCAGACCCGAATGCTGCGACGCAGAAGATAATCCAGGCCTTCAATTTAATCAACAAT ATGTTTAATCCCCTTAACATCACCATTGTGCTGtcctccctggagctgtgggaagagagggatAAAGTATTGACAGCAGGGGACACAGATGACCTTCTACAGCGATTTTTGCAGTGGAAACAGTTGTCTCTGGAGCCACAGGTGCACAACATTGCTTCTCTCTTAGG ATGCCTCTGTTCCAGGTACAGGGACCAAGGAGCGTTCACGGGCGCAGCGGCTCCAGGAGCGGCATGTCAGAGAGATGCTGCTGCCGCAGTGGCCCTG TACCACGGGAACGTGACGCTGGAGTCCTTCTCGGTGCTCCTGGCGCAGGTGCTGGGCCACAGCCTGGGCATGAGCTCCGACAGCTCCCGAGGCTGCGGCTGCCCCGGGCGCGTCTGCGTCATGAGCCCTGAGGCACT cCGTTTCAGTGGAGCAAAAGCCTTTAGTAACTGCAGCATCAGGGACTTTGAGACCTTCCTGAAGCAGGGCAGAGGCGCGTGCCTTTTCGACAGACCCCGCCTGTCCCGCCGGAGCGGGGCCGTGTGCGGCAACGGCGTGGTGGAGCCGGGCGAGCAGTGCGACTGCGGCACAGCCCAG CAATGCCTGAAGGACAAGTGCTGCACTAGAACATGTACATTTAAGCCGAAAGCAAAATGTTCCTCTGGATTGTGTTGTAGAAGTTGTCAG tTCAAGAGGAGGAACTCGCTGTGCCGCCCGGCCGCCGATTTCCAGTGTGACCTGCCCGAGTTCTGCAGCGGCTCCTCCGCCTCCTGCCCCCCCGACCTGTACGTGCAGGATGGGCACGACTGCGGGCGTGGCACTGGTTACTGCTACCAGGGACGCTGCCAGTCCTTAGACCTGCAGTGCAAGCGGCTCTACGGGAGAG ATTCAAAGAATGCTCCTGTGGTCTGTTATGAGGAGATTAACAGCCAGCGGGACAGGTTTGGGCACTGCGGGTTCAAGAACAGACACGGGTACCGGCCCTGTGCTTGGAG GGACCTCAGGTGTGGGAAGTTAATCTGCACGTACCCATCCCAGCAGCCCTTCCCATCGGCTGCTGCCGCTGTGATTTACGCCCGAGTGCGGCATCATTtgtgtgtgtctctgaactacctGAATGTATCAGCACCGCTGGATCAGCTTCTGGTTCCTCCAGGGACAAAGTGCGGCTCTGGAAGg GTGTGTATAAACAACACATGTCACCCACACTCGGTGCTGGGGTATAGCTGTGACAGCGAAGCAAAGTGCCACGGCCATGGC GTGTGCAACAATAAGGGCAATTGCCACTGCCACCCGGGCTGGCAGCCTCCTGACTGCCGGAGGAAGGGGTCCCGCCTGGGGGGGAGCACGGACAGCGGCCTCCAGCTGACAGAGGGAG GCCGGCCCCTGCAGCGAGCACTGGAGGATGGGGAGATGGcctggctggtgctgggctCCAGCCTCGTTCTGCTCGTCCTCACCGCGGCCCTCGGCCTCGGCCTGTGGCGGCAGCAGGTGCTGGGCCAGTGCCGCGGGCAGCAGCCACCGGGCACGGAGGG CACCAGCCGGGACAGGGAGCTGGAGCCAGACCTGGAGCTAAATCTggagccagacccagagctggcCCCAGAGCTGCAGACAGACCTAAAGCTAGAGCCAGACCTGGAGCTGAAGACAGACACGGACCCAACACCGGAGCCAGCGCTGGGCAGCACCATGGGCACTAATTAA
- the LOC125317508 gene encoding indoleamine 2,3-dioxygenase 2-like isoform X3, whose protein sequence is MALDVWGSWPPSSAELGTMTELPAPYGPWMDIARELPQLIMSHQLRSHVHQMPQLSTQHLRGREELHLAHLVLSCITMGYVWQEGEEGTVQVLPRNLAVPYWEVSQALGLPPILSHADFVLANWRRKDPNGPLEIENLDTIITLPGGESLRGFILVTLLVEKAAVPGIKAIIGALRAILQCDEETLHRALQELAGAIEAMSEALRRMHDYVDPEVFYTVIRIFLSGCLPAQDEGLHAPTPQSLCGGDPAGRVPEAARALLGGRAAPRHVQSLRVCTDRLQVLPHHHRHQVHHHCGGQSQGRPGRAEFQGWPLWGKAPFCPGGQRNRWVPHLQLPEEHQEHHQGGDDKCLTYLRVAQSGCRRPRGFGVYLPFTSQDPKPPLSSSLPTCARLGREEHVRCC, encoded by the exons ATGGCTTTGGATGTGTGGGGCTCATGGCCCccctcctcagcagagctggggaccaTG ACAGAGCTGCCGGcaccctacggcccctggatGGACATCGCTCGTGAACTGCCCCAGCTGATCATGAGCCATCAGCTCCGCTCACACGTTCACCAG ATGCCGCAGCTGAGCACCCAGCACCTCCGAGGACGTGAGGAGCTGCACTTGGCACACCTGGTGCTCAGCTGCATCACCATGGGCTACGTCTGGCAGGAGGGCGAGGAGGGCACCGTGCAG GTCCTGCCCCGAAATCTCGCCGTCCCCTACTGGGAGGTCTCACAGGCCCTGGGCCTCCCGCCCATTCTCAGCCACGCAGACTTTGTGTTGGCCAACTGGAGGAGGAAGGACCCCAACGG GCCTCTGGAAATCGA GAACCTGGACACCATCATCACACTGCCTGGGGGAGAGAGCCTGCGGGGCTTCATCCTTGTCACCCTGCTTGTTGAGAAGGCAGCTGTGCCTGGCATTAAG GCAATCATCGGCGCCCTTCGTGCCATCCTGCAGTGTGATGAGGAGACCCtgcacagagccctgcaggagctggcaggggcCATCGAGGCCATGAGTGAGGCGCTGAGGCGGATGCACG ACTATGTGGATCCAGAAGTATTCTACACTGTGATCCGGATCTTCCTCTCTGG CTGCCTTCCTGCACAGGATGAGGGACTACATGCCCCCACCCCACAGAGCCTTTGTGGAGGAGATCCAGCGGGCCGTGTCCCTGAAGCAGCACGTGCTCTCCTCGGGGGACGCGCGGCTCCGCGCCACGTTCAATCGCTGCGTGTCTGCACTGACAGACTTCAGGTCCTACCACATCACCATCGTCACCAAGTACATCACCATTGCGGCGGCCAAAGCCAAGGCCGGCCGGGCAGAGCCGAATTCCAGGGCTGGCCCCTCTGGGGGAAAGCCCCCTTCTGCCCTGGAGGCCAAAGGAACCGGTGGGTCCCACATCTTCAGCTTCCTGAAGAGCATCAGGAACACCACCAGGGAGGGGATGATAAGTGCCTGACCTACCTGAGGGTTGCCCAAAGTGGGTGCAGGAGGCCAAGGGGCTTCGGTGTCTATCTGCCATTCACAAGCCAAGATCCAAAACctcccctcagcagcagccttcCCACCTGTGCACGTCTGGGACGGGAGGAGCACGTTCGGTGCTGTTGA
- the LOC125317508 gene encoding indoleamine 2,3-dioxygenase 2-like isoform X1, with product MEASDDTEEPPLLLALTRFQVSEEFGFLLPDPLTELPAPYGPWMDIARELPQLIMSHQLRSHVHQMPQLSTQHLRGREELHLAHLVLSCITMGYVWQEGEEGTVQVLPRNLAVPYWEVSQALGLPPILSHADFVLANWRRKDPNGPLEIENLDTIITLPGGESLRGFILVTLLVEKAAVPGIKAIIGALRAILQCDEETLHRALQELAGAIEAMSEALRRMHDYVDPEVFYTVIRIFLSGCLPAQDEGLHAPTPQSLCGGDPAGRVPEAARALLGGRAAPRHVQSLRVCTDRLQVLPHHHRHQVHHHCGGQSQGRPGRAEFQGWPLWGKAPFCPGGQRNRWVPHLQLPEEHQEHHQGGDDKCLTYLRVAQSGCRRPRGFGVYLPFTSQDPKPPLSSSLPTCARLGREEHVRCC from the exons ATGGAGGCCAGCGATGACACGGAGGAGCCCCCACTGCTTCTGGCACTGACCAGGTTTCAGGTCTCTGAGGAGTTTGGTTTCCTGCTTCCCGATCCTCTG ACAGAGCTGCCGGcaccctacggcccctggatGGACATCGCTCGTGAACTGCCCCAGCTGATCATGAGCCATCAGCTCCGCTCACACGTTCACCAG ATGCCGCAGCTGAGCACCCAGCACCTCCGAGGACGTGAGGAGCTGCACTTGGCACACCTGGTGCTCAGCTGCATCACCATGGGCTACGTCTGGCAGGAGGGCGAGGAGGGCACCGTGCAG GTCCTGCCCCGAAATCTCGCCGTCCCCTACTGGGAGGTCTCACAGGCCCTGGGCCTCCCGCCCATTCTCAGCCACGCAGACTTTGTGTTGGCCAACTGGAGGAGGAAGGACCCCAACGG GCCTCTGGAAATCGA GAACCTGGACACCATCATCACACTGCCTGGGGGAGAGAGCCTGCGGGGCTTCATCCTTGTCACCCTGCTTGTTGAGAAGGCAGCTGTGCCTGGCATTAAG GCAATCATCGGCGCCCTTCGTGCCATCCTGCAGTGTGATGAGGAGACCCtgcacagagccctgcaggagctggcaggggcCATCGAGGCCATGAGTGAGGCGCTGAGGCGGATGCACG ACTATGTGGATCCAGAAGTATTCTACACTGTGATCCGGATCTTCCTCTCTGG CTGCCTTCCTGCACAGGATGAGGGACTACATGCCCCCACCCCACAGAGCCTTTGTGGAGGAGATCCAGCGGGCCGTGTCCCTGAAGCAGCACGTGCTCTCCTCGGGGGACGCGCGGCTCCGCGCCACGTTCAATCGCTGCGTGTCTGCACTGACAGACTTCAGGTCCTACCACATCACCATCGTCACCAAGTACATCACCATTGCGGCGGCCAAAGCCAAGGCCGGCCGGGCAGAGCCGAATTCCAGGGCTGGCCCCTCTGGGGGAAAGCCCCCTTCTGCCCTGGAGGCCAAAGGAACCGGTGGGTCCCACATCTTCAGCTTCCTGAAGAGCATCAGGAACACCACCAGGGAGGGGATGATAAGTGCCTGACCTACCTGAGGGTTGCCCAAAGTGGGTGCAGGAGGCCAAGGGGCTTCGGTGTCTATCTGCCATTCACAAGCCAAGATCCAAAACctcccctcagcagcagccttcCCACCTGTGCACGTCTGGGACGGGAGGAGCACGTTCGGTGCTGTTGA
- the LOC125317508 gene encoding indoleamine 2,3-dioxygenase 2-like isoform X2, whose translation MEASDDTEEPPLLLALTRFQVSEEFGFLLPDPLTELPAPYGPWMDIARELPQLIMSHQLRSHVHQMPQLSTQHLRGREELHLAHLVLSCITMGYVWQEGEEGTVQVLPRNLAVPYWEVSQALGLPPILSHADFVLANWRRKDPNGPLEIENLDTIITLPGGESLRGFILVTLLVEKAAVPGIKAIIGALRAILQCDEETLHRALQELAGAIEAMSEALRRMHDYVDPEVFYTVIRIFLSGWKDNPAMPHGLIYEGVSQEPMAYSGGSAAQSTVLHAFDELLGICHHEDSAAFLHRMRDYMPPPHRAFVEEIQRAVSLKQHVLSSGDARLRATFNRCVSALTDFRSYHITIVTKYITIAAAKAKAGRAEPNSRAGPSGGKPPSALEAKGTGGSHIFSFLKSIRNTTREGMISA comes from the exons ATGGAGGCCAGCGATGACACGGAGGAGCCCCCACTGCTTCTGGCACTGACCAGGTTTCAGGTCTCTGAGGAGTTTGGTTTCCTGCTTCCCGATCCTCTG ACAGAGCTGCCGGcaccctacggcccctggatGGACATCGCTCGTGAACTGCCCCAGCTGATCATGAGCCATCAGCTCCGCTCACACGTTCACCAG ATGCCGCAGCTGAGCACCCAGCACCTCCGAGGACGTGAGGAGCTGCACTTGGCACACCTGGTGCTCAGCTGCATCACCATGGGCTACGTCTGGCAGGAGGGCGAGGAGGGCACCGTGCAG GTCCTGCCCCGAAATCTCGCCGTCCCCTACTGGGAGGTCTCACAGGCCCTGGGCCTCCCGCCCATTCTCAGCCACGCAGACTTTGTGTTGGCCAACTGGAGGAGGAAGGACCCCAACGG GCCTCTGGAAATCGA GAACCTGGACACCATCATCACACTGCCTGGGGGAGAGAGCCTGCGGGGCTTCATCCTTGTCACCCTGCTTGTTGAGAAGGCAGCTGTGCCTGGCATTAAG GCAATCATCGGCGCCCTTCGTGCCATCCTGCAGTGTGATGAGGAGACCCtgcacagagccctgcaggagctggcaggggcCATCGAGGCCATGAGTGAGGCGCTGAGGCGGATGCACG ACTATGTGGATCCAGAAGTATTCTACACTGTGATCCGGATCTTCCTCTCTGG CTGGAAGGACAACCCTGCCATGCCGCACGGGCTCATCTATGAGGGGGTGTCCCAGGAGCCCATGGCGTACTCGGGAGGCAGCGCGGCGCAGAGCACAGTCCTGCACGCCTTCGATGAGCTCCTGGGTATCTGCCACCATGAGGACAGTG CTGCCTTCCTGCACAGGATGAGGGACTACATGCCCCCACCCCACAGAGCCTTTGTGGAGGAGATCCAGCGGGCCGTGTCCCTGAAGCAGCACGTGCTCTCCTCGGGGGACGCGCGGCTCCGCGCCACGTTCAATCGCTGCGTGTCTGCACTGACAGACTTCAGGTCCTACCACATCACCATCGTCACCAAGTACATCACCATTGCGGCGGCCAAAGCCAAGGCCGGCCGGGCAGAGCCGAATTCCAGGGCTGGCCCCTCTGGGGGAAAGCCCCCTTCTGCCCTGGAGGCCAAAGGAACCGGTGGGTCCCACATCTTCAGCTTCCTGAAGAGCATCAGGAACACCACCAGGGAGGGGATGATAAGTGCCTGA
- the LOC125317508 gene encoding indoleamine 2,3-dioxygenase 2-like isoform X4 — protein MPQLSTQHLRGREELHLAHLVLSCITMGYVWQEGEEGTVQVLPRNLAVPYWEVSQALGLPPILSHADFVLANWRRKDPNGPLEIENLDTIITLPGGESLRGFILVTLLVEKAAVPGIKAIIGALRAILQCDEETLHRALQELAGAIEAMSEALRRMHDYVDPEVFYTVIRIFLSGCLPAQDEGLHAPTPQSLCGGDPAGRVPEAARALLGGRAAPRHVQSLRVCTDRLQVLPHHHRHQVHHHCGGQSQGRPGRAEFQGWPLWGKAPFCPGGQRNRWVPHLQLPEEHQEHHQGGDDKCLTYLRVAQSGCRRPRGFGVYLPFTSQDPKPPLSSSLPTCARLGREEHVRCC, from the exons ATGCCGCAGCTGAGCACCCAGCACCTCCGAGGACGTGAGGAGCTGCACTTGGCACACCTGGTGCTCAGCTGCATCACCATGGGCTACGTCTGGCAGGAGGGCGAGGAGGGCACCGTGCAG GTCCTGCCCCGAAATCTCGCCGTCCCCTACTGGGAGGTCTCACAGGCCCTGGGCCTCCCGCCCATTCTCAGCCACGCAGACTTTGTGTTGGCCAACTGGAGGAGGAAGGACCCCAACGG GCCTCTGGAAATCGA GAACCTGGACACCATCATCACACTGCCTGGGGGAGAGAGCCTGCGGGGCTTCATCCTTGTCACCCTGCTTGTTGAGAAGGCAGCTGTGCCTGGCATTAAG GCAATCATCGGCGCCCTTCGTGCCATCCTGCAGTGTGATGAGGAGACCCtgcacagagccctgcaggagctggcaggggcCATCGAGGCCATGAGTGAGGCGCTGAGGCGGATGCACG ACTATGTGGATCCAGAAGTATTCTACACTGTGATCCGGATCTTCCTCTCTGG CTGCCTTCCTGCACAGGATGAGGGACTACATGCCCCCACCCCACAGAGCCTTTGTGGAGGAGATCCAGCGGGCCGTGTCCCTGAAGCAGCACGTGCTCTCCTCGGGGGACGCGCGGCTCCGCGCCACGTTCAATCGCTGCGTGTCTGCACTGACAGACTTCAGGTCCTACCACATCACCATCGTCACCAAGTACATCACCATTGCGGCGGCCAAAGCCAAGGCCGGCCGGGCAGAGCCGAATTCCAGGGCTGGCCCCTCTGGGGGAAAGCCCCCTTCTGCCCTGGAGGCCAAAGGAACCGGTGGGTCCCACATCTTCAGCTTCCTGAAGAGCATCAGGAACACCACCAGGGAGGGGATGATAAGTGCCTGACCTACCTGAGGGTTGCCCAAAGTGGGTGCAGGAGGCCAAGGGGCTTCGGTGTCTATCTGCCATTCACAAGCCAAGATCCAAAACctcccctcagcagcagccttcCCACCTGTGCACGTCTGGGACGGGAGGAGCACGTTCGGTGCTGTTGA